From Deltaproteobacteria bacterium, a single genomic window includes:
- a CDS encoding SAM-dependent chlorinase/fluorinase → MARIVTLLTDFGTRDHYVAAVKGTLLRINPQIRLVDITHEIAAHNIVQGGFVLASSFHCFPPQTIHLAVVDPGVGGKRRGLAAVSGQFFFVGPDNGIFDLVFALEPPRRVVALENSSYWLPRVSATFHARDIFAPVAGHLSLGLPLARLGSEFPYRGTSPLAMLSREQQEVKGQVLHIDRFGNLISNILCPADFPAEELVHWEVRVADRPVLTGPLTYEQAPLAEPFALKGSCGYLEVAVRNGEAARLLGQGIGAAIVVRRKKTVRY, encoded by the coding sequence ATGGCAAGAATCGTAACTCTGCTCACAGATTTTGGCACCCGAGACCACTACGTGGCCGCTGTAAAAGGGACCCTGCTGCGCATCAATCCGCAGATTCGTCTCGTAGACATCACCCACGAGATCGCCGCCCACAATATCGTCCAGGGCGGCTTTGTGCTGGCCTCGAGTTTTCACTGCTTTCCACCGCAGACCATACACCTGGCCGTAGTGGACCCCGGGGTGGGAGGAAAGCGGCGGGGCCTGGCAGCCGTCAGTGGGCAATTCTTCTTTGTCGGCCCCGACAACGGCATCTTCGATCTGGTCTTTGCCCTGGAGCCTCCCCGCCGGGTGGTGGCCCTGGAAAATTCCAGTTACTGGCTGCCTCGGGTTAGCGCCACCTTCCACGCCCGTGACATCTTCGCACCTGTTGCCGGCCACCTCTCTCTCGGCTTGCCGTTGGCCAGGCTGGGAAGCGAGTTCCCTTATCGAGGCACGAGTCCGCTTGCCATGCTCTCTAGAGAACAGCAGGAGGTCAAGGGCCAGGTTCTCCACATCGATCGCTTTGGCAATCTCATCTCCAACATTCTCTGTCCGGCAGATTTTCCTGCCGAAGAACTCGTCCACTGGGAGGTGCGGGTGGCTGACCGCCCTGTGCTCACAGGCCCCCTCACCTATGAGCAGGCCCCCCTGGCGGAACCCTTTGCCTTGAAAGGAAGCTGCGGCTATCTCGAGGTGGCGGTGCGCAACGGCGAGGCGGCTCGACTTCTGGGCCAGGGAATTGGCGCCGCCATAGTGGTGCGCCGCAAGAAAACGGTTCGCTATTAG
- the ltaE gene encoding low-specificity L-threonine aldolase gives MIDLRSDTVTRPQQAMRQAMAAAEVGDDVFGEDPTVNLLQERMAALLGKEAGLFLPSGTMANQVAIKSHIQPGDEVIIDDNAHIFFYECGATAVISGGQFRCLPGNRGILSAESVAAAIRPPDIHHPVSRLVCLENSHNRGGGSIYPKEELRAIYQTAREHGLAVHLDGARLFNAAQASGIEPAALANYADSVCVSLSKGLGAPAGSVLCGSVSFIDRARKIRKMLGGGMRQVGILAAAGLYALDHNLQRLSEDHQKAKQLAAGLSRLPGIQLEEEAVVTNIVMFDVTETGLSAADFVEKIAAQGVLMIPFGPRTVRAVTHLDVSSADIEAALTIMQHLFSA, from the coding sequence ATGATAGATCTTCGCAGTGATACCGTTACCAGACCGCAGCAGGCCATGCGGCAGGCCATGGCTGCCGCAGAGGTGGGAGATGACGTCTTTGGTGAGGACCCAACCGTGAATCTCCTGCAGGAAAGAATGGCGGCGCTTCTCGGCAAGGAAGCCGGCCTTTTCCTGCCCTCGGGCACCATGGCCAACCAGGTCGCCATAAAGAGCCACATTCAACCAGGCGACGAGGTGATCATCGACGACAATGCTCATATCTTCTTTTACGAGTGCGGCGCAACAGCGGTGATTTCCGGCGGTCAGTTTCGCTGTCTCCCCGGAAATAGAGGCATCCTCTCCGCTGAGTCGGTTGCCGCTGCCATCCGGCCGCCGGACATTCACCACCCGGTCTCTCGGCTGGTTTGTCTGGAAAATTCGCACAATCGAGGAGGCGGCAGCATCTATCCCAAGGAGGAGCTGCGGGCAATCTACCAGACAGCCAGGGAGCACGGCCTGGCAGTGCACCTGGACGGTGCTCGCCTCTTCAATGCTGCCCAGGCAAGCGGCATTGAGCCTGCTGCCCTGGCCAACTATGCTGACAGCGTCTGTGTGTCCCTTTCCAAGGGTCTCGGGGCGCCGGCAGGTTCGGTGCTCTGCGGCTCTGTCTCCTTCATTGACAGGGCCCGCAAGATTCGCAAAATGCTGGGCGGCGGCATGCGTCAGGTTGGCATTCTGGCGGCAGCCGGCCTCTATGCCCTGGACCATAATCTACAGCGCTTGAGCGAAGATCACCAGAAGGCTAAGCAGCTTGCCGCAGGTCTTTCCCGGCTGCCGGGCATTCAACTGGAGGAGGAGGCGGTAGTCACCAACATCGTCATGTTCGACGTAACAGAGACCGGTCTGAGCGCTGCCGACTTCGTGGAAAAAATCGCTGCACAGGGCGTGTTGATGATTCCCTTCGGACCAAGGACGGTGCGGGCTGTAACTCATCTCGACGTGAGCTCTGCAGACATAGAAGCCGCCCTGACTATTATGCAGCACCTCTTTTCGGCGTAA
- a CDS encoding DNA-directed RNA polymerase subunit alpha, whose amino-acid sequence MERNWRELIRPKRLELDEKTASRSYGKFSCEPLERGFGITLGNALRRVLLSSLQGAAITSVKIDSVLHEFSSITGVREDVTDIILNLKEVRLKLHGEEPRTITVEKTGDGVLTAGDFSCPPEVEILNPEQHIATLSKDGKLRMEMQVKMGKGYVPAERNTEEDAPIGVIPMDAIFSPIRKVNYVVTQARVGQITDYDKLTMEVWTDGSVLPEDAIAYAAKILKEQLTIFINFDEELEPQVEEEVEEEQPLNDNLFRTVEELELSVRSANCLKNANIRYIGELVQKTEAEMLKTKNFGRKSLNEIKEILTEMGLSLGMKIENFPSREEIEERKEQE is encoded by the coding sequence ATGGAAAGAAATTGGCGTGAATTGATCAGGCCCAAGCGGCTGGAGCTGGACGAGAAAACCGCGTCACGGTCTTATGGAAAATTTTCTTGCGAACCCCTGGAGCGCGGTTTCGGAATTACCCTGGGCAATGCCTTGCGCAGAGTGCTGCTGTCCTCCTTGCAGGGGGCTGCCATCACCTCGGTGAAAATCGATTCTGTACTGCACGAGTTTTCCTCTATCACCGGGGTCCGCGAGGACGTCACTGACATCATCCTCAATCTGAAAGAAGTAAGGCTCAAACTCCATGGCGAAGAACCGCGGACAATCACGGTGGAAAAAACAGGAGACGGCGTTCTCACTGCGGGTGATTTTAGCTGCCCCCCGGAGGTGGAGATTCTCAATCCCGAGCAGCACATTGCCACTTTGTCCAAGGACGGCAAGTTGCGCATGGAAATGCAGGTGAAGATGGGCAAAGGCTATGTGCCAGCTGAACGCAACACGGAAGAAGACGCTCCCATCGGGGTGATCCCCATGGACGCAATTTTCTCTCCTATCCGCAAAGTGAACTATGTGGTTACCCAGGCACGAGTCGGCCAGATAACCGACTACGACAAGCTCACCATGGAGGTGTGGACAGACGGCAGCGTGCTGCCAGAGGATGCCATTGCCTACGCAGCCAAGATTCTCAAAGAACAATTGACCATCTTTATCAACTTCGATGAAGAGCTCGAGCCTCAGGTGGAAGAAGAGGTAGAAGAGGAACAACCTCTGAACGACAACCTGTTCCGGACTGTAGAGGAGCTCGAACTTTCAGTGCGTTCCGCCAACTGTCTCAAGAATGCCAACATCCGCTACATTGGAGAGCTTGTCCAGAAAACGGAAGCGGAGATGCTGAAGACCAAGAACTTCGGTCGCAAGTCCCTGAATGAGATCAAGGAGATTCTCACAGAAATGGGTCTCTCTCTGGGGATGAAAATAGAGAACTTCCCATCGCGGGAGGAGATCGAAGAGAGAAAGGAACAGGAGTAG
- a CDS encoding Crp/Fnr family transcriptional regulator encodes MKREQLVQELRSAELFRDLSPEHLQALAGIARLRQLAPGEMLFAAGEPARGFFVLLQGKIKLSKISADGKEYVLRMVRPGQTFAEAAAFSGGTYPVYAESIAAGRLVFFGKEEFGSLVERTPQLALNMIATMAELLQRLNISIEDLSLREVAARLCRHLLARARQQHGQVTDGISVALETSKSTLASRLGTVSETLSRTFRRLQQQQLLKVGRNQVQLLDCERLQRVADGELKL; translated from the coding sequence ATGAAACGAGAGCAACTTGTCCAGGAATTGCGCAGCGCCGAGCTGTTTCGGGATCTCTCCCCTGAACACCTGCAGGCCCTGGCAGGCATAGCCAGGCTAAGACAACTGGCCCCTGGTGAAATGCTGTTTGCCGCAGGAGAACCAGCTCGAGGATTCTTTGTCCTGTTGCAGGGGAAAATCAAGCTTTCAAAAATATCGGCCGACGGCAAGGAATACGTGCTGCGAATGGTGAGGCCTGGACAGACCTTTGCGGAGGCAGCTGCCTTTTCTGGAGGCACCTACCCGGTGTACGCCGAGTCTATTGCTGCCGGCCGCCTGGTATTTTTTGGCAAGGAGGAGTTCGGCAGCCTGGTGGAGCGCACGCCCCAGCTGGCCCTCAACATGATTGCCACCATGGCTGAACTGTTGCAGAGACTGAACATCAGCATAGAGGACCTGTCGCTCCGGGAAGTGGCAGCGAGGCTGTGCCGGCATCTTCTCGCCCGGGCGCGCCAGCAGCACGGCCAGGTGACAGACGGCATCTCAGTAGCCCTGGAAACCAGCAAATCTACTCTCGCTTCCCGTCTGGGCACAGTAAGTGAGACGCTCTCCCGGACCTTTCGCCGGCTGCAGCAGCAGCAACTGTTGAAGGTGGGGCGCAATCAGGTGCAGCTGCTCGATTGCGAGCGATTGCAGAGAGTTGCCGACGGAGAGCTCAAGCTCTGA
- a CDS encoding ROK family protein, with protein sequence MSRVRQLVIGVDLGGTNIKIGLVDPQEELLLERARLKTLAERGPEAIVDELADKLHLLRQTAHERGWQVTAVGMGSAGVIDSRRGVVLTSPNLPGWHEYPLGPRLRELLGLPVVVENDVNCIGCGEYWLGAGRQLSRFVCIALGTGVGGCLMIDGNIWQGEECSAGEIGHLTILPEGDRCLCGNRGCLETLASASWLVRRAEDRLRRGESSTLAQELHKPAGLSAEAIYQAAMKNDALARDLLGLAGKSLAIAIANVVHLLGIRNTLIVGGMASAWESFIGPLRAELQERLTLVPVDEVRVIRGQLGDDAGILGAAYLACRL encoded by the coding sequence ATGAGCAGAGTACGACAGCTGGTCATTGGTGTTGATCTGGGTGGCACCAATATCAAGATCGGCCTGGTGGATCCGCAGGAGGAACTGCTCCTGGAGCGAGCCCGGCTGAAGACTCTGGCAGAGAGAGGTCCGGAGGCCATAGTTGACGAACTCGCCGACAAGCTGCACCTCCTGCGGCAAACAGCTCATGAGCGGGGCTGGCAGGTTACCGCAGTGGGCATGGGCTCTGCCGGCGTCATCGATTCTCGCAGGGGAGTGGTCCTGACCTCTCCCAATCTCCCCGGTTGGCACGAATATCCTCTGGGGCCTCGGCTGCGGGAGCTGCTCGGTTTGCCGGTTGTAGTGGAAAATGACGTCAACTGCATTGGCTGTGGTGAGTACTGGCTCGGGGCAGGCAGGCAGCTGTCGAGGTTTGTTTGCATTGCCCTGGGCACGGGTGTGGGCGGCTGCCTCATGATTGACGGCAACATCTGGCAGGGAGAAGAGTGCAGTGCAGGGGAGATCGGCCATCTGACTATTCTTCCTGAGGGCGACAGGTGCCTCTGCGGCAATAGAGGGTGCCTGGAAACCCTGGCCTCAGCTTCATGGTTGGTCCGCAGGGCTGAAGACCGTCTGCGGCGGGGAGAGAGCAGCACTCTGGCACAGGAGCTCCACAAGCCGGCCGGGTTGAGCGCTGAAGCCATCTACCAGGCGGCAATGAAAAACGATGCACTGGCCCGGGATTTACTCGGTCTGGCGGGCAAGAGTCTGGCCATTGCCATTGCCAATGTGGTGCATCTTCTGGGAATTAGAAACACGCTAATCGTCGGCGGCATGGCCAGCGCCTGGGAGTCATTCATCGGTCCTCTTCGAGCCGAGCTGCAGGAGCGGCTCACCCTGGTGCCTGTTGACGAGGTAAGAGTTATCAGGGGACAACTGGGAGATGACGCCGGCATCCTTGGCGCTGCCTATCTGGCTTGCAGGTTGTAG
- the map gene encoding type I methionyl aminopeptidase: MILLKSPQEIAIMRDANRIVAEILAELANRVKPGVSTWELNEYSETLARKYRVRPAFKGYRGFPYALCTSINEEVVHGMPSRERLLREGDIISLDFGVIYRGYYGDAAITVAVGQVDKEAERLLRTTEQSLYKGIAQAVVGNRLSDISHAIQSYVEERGFSVVREFVGHGIGRSLHESPQIPNYGSPGLGVRLKAGMVLAIEPMINQGDSGVEILEDGWTAVTKDRRLSAHYEHSIAITDNGPEILSRR; encoded by the coding sequence TTGATTCTTCTAAAGTCTCCGCAAGAGATCGCTATCATGCGGGATGCCAACCGTATTGTGGCGGAGATCCTTGCTGAGCTTGCAAATAGAGTGAAGCCGGGCGTCAGTACATGGGAGCTCAACGAGTACAGTGAAACTCTGGCCCGTAAATACCGTGTGCGGCCAGCCTTCAAGGGATACAGAGGGTTCCCATATGCTCTGTGCACATCGATAAATGAAGAGGTGGTGCACGGCATGCCTTCTCGAGAGCGGCTGCTGCGAGAGGGCGACATAATCAGTCTGGATTTCGGGGTGATCTACCGAGGCTACTACGGTGATGCAGCAATAACAGTTGCTGTGGGCCAGGTAGACAAGGAGGCTGAACGTCTCTTGAGGACAACGGAGCAGTCTCTTTACAAGGGAATTGCCCAGGCCGTTGTAGGAAACAGGCTTTCGGATATATCGCACGCAATTCAGAGTTATGTTGAAGAAAGAGGCTTCTCCGTGGTTCGGGAATTCGTGGGACACGGCATCGGCCGCAGCCTTCACGAGAGTCCGCAAATCCCGAATTACGGTTCGCCCGGCCTGGGGGTCAGGCTCAAGGCTGGCATGGTGCTGGCCATTGAGCCCATGATCAACCAGGGTGACAGCGGCGTAGAGATCCTGGAAGACGGCTGGACTGCGGTGACCAAGGACCGGCGTCTGTCGGCTCATTATGAGCATTCCATAGCAATAACAGACAATGGTCCGGAGATACTTTCCAGAAGATGA
- the rpsD gene encoding 30S ribosomal protein S4: MARYTESVCRLCRRENLKLFLKGDRCYSDKCAFERRSYPPGQHGQGRSKFSDYGLQLREKQKVKRMYGMLERQFRNYFHKAERQKGVTGTNLLILLERRLDNVVYRLGFANSRSQARQLVRHNHMLVNGRRVNIPSYLVKVGDIVEVKEKSRAMVPIVEAMEAVARRGVPQWLELDKDTFKGTVKSFPSREELTMPIQEQLIVELYSK, from the coding sequence TTGGCTCGTTATACAGAATCCGTATGCCGACTCTGCCGTCGGGAGAACTTGAAGCTATTTCTCAAAGGAGATCGCTGCTACTCGGATAAGTGTGCCTTTGAGCGCCGCAGCTACCCGCCCGGTCAACATGGCCAGGGCCGGAGCAAGTTTTCGGACTATGGTTTACAGTTGCGCGAGAAACAGAAAGTAAAACGAATGTACGGCATGCTCGAGCGACAGTTTCGAAATTACTTTCACAAGGCAGAACGTCAGAAGGGGGTAACCGGAACTAATCTTCTCATACTTCTCGAGCGCCGTCTCGACAACGTGGTGTACCGCCTTGGTTTCGCCAATTCCAGATCCCAGGCAAGACAGCTGGTTCGTCACAACCATATGCTGGTGAATGGCAGACGGGTCAATATCCCCTCATATCTGGTGAAGGTAGGCGACATTGTCGAGGTAAAGGAGAAGAGTCGGGCCATGGTGCCCATTGTGGAAGCAATGGAGGCGGTTGCTCGTCGCGGGGTGCCCCAGTGGCTTGAGCTTGACAAAGATACCTTTAAAGGCACGGTGAAATCCTTCCCGTCCAGGGAAGAGTTGACAATGCCCATCCAAGAACAGCTCATCGTGGAGCTCTATTCCAAATAA
- the rpsU gene encoding 30S ribosomal protein S21 — protein sequence MAGSETESLEKKIKKLRKDFQKNVQPALRRHTYYLSKSERRRIKRKKAIKRIQRRQRRYQSAA from the coding sequence ATGGCAGGTTCAGAGACTGAGTCTTTAGAGAAGAAGATAAAGAAGCTGCGTAAGGACTTTCAAAAGAATGTGCAACCTGCGCTCCGCCGGCATACCTATTACCTGAGCAAGAGCGAACGCCGGCGCATAAAGCGCAAGAAGGCAATCAAGAGAATTCAAAGGAGACAGAGGCGCTATCAGTCAGCAGCTTAG
- a CDS encoding 2-oxoacid:acceptor oxidoreductase family protein — translation MTTAQGKQKVYTVTWHGRGGQGGVTAAMILAEAAYLDGYQGVAAAPFFGVERRGAPITASTRIARERLRTVIQEKEADVVLVLDERLIRTANVLAGLKKEGLLIVNSAHPPEAVCQQGGIVVATSDASGVARKIGLTVAGTVLVNTAMLGAFCRATGLVSMESLTEAIKQNFNDRAARLNIEGARLTFAQTQIDGSWQP, via the coding sequence ATGACGACAGCACAGGGAAAACAGAAAGTATATACGGTTACCTGGCATGGCCGCGGCGGACAGGGAGGCGTGACAGCGGCCATGATTCTGGCTGAGGCTGCTTACCTGGACGGGTACCAGGGCGTGGCAGCGGCGCCTTTTTTTGGAGTCGAGCGCCGCGGCGCCCCAATCACAGCTTCAACCAGGATAGCCCGGGAGCGCTTGCGGACAGTTATTCAGGAGAAAGAGGCGGATGTGGTGCTGGTCCTGGACGAACGTTTGATTCGCACGGCCAACGTACTGGCTGGCCTGAAAAAGGAAGGGCTCCTCATTGTCAACAGCGCTCATCCGCCGGAGGCTGTATGTCAGCAGGGCGGCATAGTGGTGGCTACCTCAGATGCCAGCGGCGTGGCCAGAAAAATAGGTCTGACAGTTGCGGGGACAGTGCTGGTGAATACTGCCATGCTCGGCGCCTTCTGCCGGGCGACTGGCCTGGTTAGCATGGAAAGTCTGACAGAGGCGATCAAACAGAACTTCAATGACAGAGCAGCCAGGCTCAATATCGAGGGCGCCCGCTTGACATTTGCACAAACTCAGATTGACGGCTCGTGGCAGCCGTGA
- a CDS encoding enoyl-CoA hydratase/isomerase family protein yields the protein MTYENILFEVEDGIAVLTFNRPAVLNALTVGTIEELGHAVQQVAASEEIRVLVLTGAGERAFVAGADINELRSMNAVAARHFAAQGQKILFELENLAIPVIASVNGFALGGGCEIAMACDFIYAAETAKFGQPEINLGIIPGFGGTQRLLRLVGRAMAKELCLTGAMITASEAKEIGLVNRVFPLEKLGEETRKAASLMAAKGRVATRAVKQVIDRGMDADLQTACALEMEAFALCFASEDAGEGLQAFLEKRKPKFSGTLKK from the coding sequence ATGACCTATGAGAACATTCTGTTCGAGGTGGAAGATGGCATTGCTGTTCTGACCTTCAATCGGCCTGCTGTGCTCAATGCCCTGACCGTCGGCACTATCGAGGAGCTGGGTCATGCTGTGCAGCAGGTTGCCGCCAGCGAAGAGATTAGGGTGCTCGTCCTCACCGGAGCAGGCGAGCGCGCCTTTGTTGCCGGGGCGGACATCAACGAGCTGCGATCCATGAATGCCGTGGCTGCCAGGCATTTTGCCGCGCAGGGCCAGAAGATCCTTTTCGAGCTGGAGAACCTGGCCATTCCGGTGATCGCCTCGGTAAACGGCTTTGCCCTGGGTGGAGGCTGTGAGATTGCCATGGCCTGTGATTTCATCTACGCCGCGGAAACCGCCAAATTCGGGCAGCCGGAGATCAATCTCGGCATCATTCCGGGTTTTGGTGGGACGCAGCGTCTGCTGAGACTGGTGGGCAGGGCCATGGCAAAGGAGCTCTGCCTGACTGGCGCCATGATCACCGCATCTGAAGCTAAAGAGATAGGCCTGGTGAACAGGGTGTTTCCCCTGGAGAAGCTCGGAGAGGAAACCAGAAAGGCTGCCAGCCTCATGGCTGCCAAGGGCAGGGTGGCCACCAGGGCGGTGAAGCAGGTGATCGACAGGGGCATGGATGCTGATCTGCAAACTGCCTGCGCCCTGGAGATGGAAGCATTCGCTCTTTGCTTTGCCAGCGAAGACGCCGGGGAAGGGCTGCAGGCCTTTCTGGAGAAGAGGAAGCCGAAGTTCAGCGGCACTCTGAAAAAATAG
- the rpsM gene encoding 30S ribosomal protein S13, with product MARISGIDLPKNKRIEIALTYIYGIGRSTSQKILQKAEIDPNTKSDHLTEDEISRIRRIIDSDCKVEGDLRTEVSMNIKRLMDLGCYRGLRHRRGLPVRGQRTHTNARTRKGPRRSVIGKRKK from the coding sequence TTGGCACGTATTTCTGGTATTGACTTACCCAAAAACAAAAGAATTGAGATAGCTCTCACATATATCTATGGGATAGGCCGGTCCACGTCGCAGAAGATTCTGCAGAAGGCAGAGATTGACCCCAATACCAAGTCAGATCATCTTACCGAGGACGAGATTTCCCGTATTCGGCGGATCATAGACAGTGACTGCAAGGTGGAAGGCGACTTGCGCACTGAAGTCTCCATGAACATCAAAAGACTCATGGACCTCGGTTGCTATCGCGGTCTCAGACACAGAAGGGGGTTGCCAGTACGCGGTCAGCGCACCCACACCAATGCCAGGACGAGAAAAGGGCCGCGCAGGTCTGTGATCGGCAAACGCAAGAAGTAA
- a CDS encoding translation elongation factor-like protein, protein MAEVEVGIVKKFFAKPSVAAIEVKGEGIKVGDMLHFKGHTTDFSQQVASMQEENKAIDKAAPGQLVGVQVKERVRENDIVYKVID, encoded by the coding sequence ATGGCTGAGGTGGAAGTCGGGATTGTCAAGAAGTTTTTCGCCAAGCCGAGTGTGGCGGCCATAGAGGTCAAGGGTGAGGGGATCAAGGTTGGCGACATGCTGCACTTCAAAGGTCATACCACAGACTTCAGCCAGCAAGTGGCAAGCATGCAGGAAGAGAATAAGGCTATCGACAAAGCAGCGCCAGGGCAGCTGGTTGGCGTCCAGGTAAAAGAGAGGGTGCGAGAGAACGATATTGTCTACAAGGTGATTGACTGA
- a CDS encoding adenylate kinase yields MNIILLGPPGAGKGTQAKMLVEKYHIPQISTGDILRAAVKEGTPLGKEAKSYMDRGELVPDSVVIGIVEERIQEPDCQNGYMLDGFPRTVPQAEALDEMLKKLASQIDHVVSIEVGTEELIKRLTGRRTCRECGAGYHLVFDPPQKEGVCDKCGGELYQRDDDNEETVSSRLKVYDSQTSPLIEYYKKQGKLRPIDGVGEIREIFQRIVSVLS; encoded by the coding sequence ATGAACATCATCTTGTTGGGACCACCAGGAGCGGGTAAGGGTACGCAGGCCAAAATGCTGGTAGAGAAGTATCATATTCCACAGATATCCACAGGAGATATCTTGCGGGCAGCTGTGAAAGAGGGTACTCCTCTGGGAAAAGAGGCCAAGAGTTATATGGACAGGGGCGAGCTGGTACCCGACTCGGTGGTCATAGGCATCGTAGAAGAACGAATCCAGGAGCCAGATTGTCAGAACGGCTACATGCTGGATGGCTTTCCGCGCACTGTTCCCCAGGCAGAAGCTCTTGACGAGATGTTGAAAAAACTTGCTTCGCAGATTGATCATGTGGTCTCCATCGAGGTGGGCACCGAAGAGTTGATCAAACGGCTTACCGGCAGGCGCACCTGTCGGGAATGTGGCGCCGGCTACCATCTGGTCTTTGATCCGCCTCAGAAGGAAGGGGTCTGCGATAAGTGTGGGGGAGAACTCTACCAGAGAGATGACGACAACGAGGAGACAGTGTCTTCCAGGCTCAAGGTGTACGATTCTCAGACTTCTCCCCTCATAGAGTACTACAAGAAGCAGGGAAAGCTTCGGCCAATTGATGGGGTTGGTGAGATCAGGGAGATTTTTCAACGCATAGTTTCGGTTCTTTCTTGA
- the rplQ gene encoding 50S ribosomal protein L17 produces MRHRKSGRKLNRTSSHRLAMFRNMVTSLLEHERIYTTTAKAKEIRRWADWMITLGKRGDLHARRQALQVVRDKKIVHKLFDDLARRYQARAGGYTRIVKVGFRPGDGAPLSLVELVSGETPKKRKKKKRKVKKEKAAVQAAPAEAPAEQEAPAEAEEVQAAAESESQPAEEEKAAEEAAAEPEGKSPDESKKEEEASAEVEQEEDKK; encoded by the coding sequence ATGAGACACCGGAAGAGCGGCAGAAAGCTCAATCGCACCTCCAGTCATCGGCTGGCTATGTTTCGCAACATGGTCACTTCGCTGCTGGAACATGAGCGAATTTATACCACTACGGCCAAGGCGAAAGAGATTCGCAGATGGGCTGACTGGATGATCACCCTGGGCAAACGCGGCGATCTGCATGCCAGGCGGCAGGCCCTACAGGTGGTGAGAGACAAGAAGATTGTTCACAAGCTTTTTGACGATCTGGCGCGGCGATATCAGGCGAGAGCAGGCGGCTATACCCGCATTGTAAAAGTAGGGTTTCGCCCGGGAGACGGTGCGCCACTCAGTCTGGTTGAACTGGTCAGTGGTGAAACTCCCAAGAAGAGGAAGAAAAAGAAGCGCAAGGTGAAAAAAGAAAAAGCTGCTGTGCAGGCGGCCCCGGCTGAGGCGCCAGCTGAACAGGAGGCGCCTGCAGAGGCCGAGGAGGTGCAGGCCGCGGCAGAAAGTGAATCGCAGCCGGCAGAGGAAGAAAAGGCGGCTGAAGAAGCAGCAGCTGAACCGGAAGGTAAATCCCCTGACGAGTCAAAGAAAGAGGAAGAAGCCTCTGCAGAGGTCGAACAGGAAGAAGACAAGAAATAA
- the rpmJ gene encoding 50S ribosomal protein L36 — protein sequence MKVRASVKRICRKCKIIRRHGTVRVICENPRHKQRQG from the coding sequence ATGAAAGTAAGAGCATCGGTTAAGCGAATTTGCCGGAAGTGCAAGATTATCAGGCGACATGGTACTGTACGGGTAATCTGTGAGAATCCCCGGCACAAACAACGTCAAGGATAA
- the rpsK gene encoding 30S ribosomal protein S11 has protein sequence MARARGKVSRKKKERKNILNGIAHIQSTFNNTIITITDTSGNVIAWSSAGSQGFKGSRKSTPFAAQLAAEDAAKKAQEHGVQNIEVYVKGPGAGREAALRALQAAGFHVSLIRDVTPIPHNGCRPPKRRRV, from the coding sequence ATGGCTAGAGCGAGGGGCAAGGTTTCCCGGAAGAAGAAAGAACGCAAGAACATTTTAAACGGGATCGCCCATATCCAATCTACGTTCAATAACACCATTATCACCATAACCGATACGAGCGGCAACGTCATTGCCTGGTCCAGCGCCGGCAGTCAGGGGTTCAAGGGCTCTCGCAAGAGCACGCCCTTTGCTGCTCAATTGGCTGCAGAAGACGCAGCAAAAAAGGCGCAGGAACACGGAGTGCAGAATATCGAGGTATATGTCAAAGGCCCTGGTGCCGGTCGAGAAGCCGCCCTGAGGGCTTTGCAGGCGGCAGGCTTCCATGTGAGCCTTATTCGTGACGTTACTCCAATACCACACAACGGTTGCCGGCCGCCTAAAAGAAGACGAGTGTAA
- the infA gene encoding translation initiation factor IF-1, with protein MPKEEAIEVEGTVVEPLPNAMFRVELENGHRILAHISGKMRMHFIKILPGDKVTVELSPYDLTRGRITYRSK; from the coding sequence ATGCCGAAAGAGGAAGCCATAGAAGTCGAGGGTACGGTGGTGGAGCCGTTGCCGAACGCCATGTTCAGAGTTGAACTGGAGAACGGCCATCGAATTCTCGCCCACATCTCCGGGAAGATGCGCATGCACTTTATCAAGATTCTTCCGGGTGATAAGGTGACTGTGGAACTGTCGCCATATGATCTGACAAGAGGTCGGATTACTTACCGGTCGAAGTGA